A window of the Lysinibacillus irui genome harbors these coding sequences:
- a CDS encoding DUF6470 family protein — MRLPQIQIRTTDAKLDLNISKPQQYIKQPSAKQHIEQPAAILEIHTTRGVLKIDSSQARRDVGMIGPLEATKNAAAEGQQAALKGAARRAREGRQMMMSAGKGQGHTTIQNIAKQNHGPQRTPFNIKFVPSIGAVKIDYTPGTTDVNIQRREPIIDAKVNKPIHEYTPGKVTGTMVQRPDVDIDVII, encoded by the coding sequence ATGAGACTCCCGCAAATTCAAATTCGGACAACGGATGCGAAATTAGATCTTAATATATCAAAGCCACAACAGTATATTAAACAACCTAGTGCTAAACAGCATATTGAACAACCCGCTGCAATTTTAGAAATTCATACAACAAGAGGTGTTTTAAAAATAGATTCTTCACAGGCTAGACGGGATGTTGGTATGATAGGGCCTTTGGAAGCTACAAAAAATGCTGCAGCTGAAGGACAACAAGCTGCTTTAAAAGGTGCTGCAAGACGGGCAAGGGAGGGGCGACAAATGATGATGTCAGCGGGCAAAGGACAAGGGCATACAACCATCCAAAACATTGCAAAGCAAAATCATGGTCCACAACGTACACCCTTCAACATTAAATTTGTCCCATCAATAGGAGCTGTAAAAATAGACTATACACCAGGCACAACTGACGTTAATATTCAACGTAGAGAGCCAATAATTGACGCTAAAGTGAACAAACCAATACACGAATACACACCAGGAAAAGTAACTGGTACAATGGTACAAAGACCAGATGTTGACATCGATGTCATCATTTAA
- the fliW gene encoding flagellar assembly protein FliW: MEITTKFLGEVKIDEQDILTFEHGLLGLEEEKKFVLLPIDADLPLAILQSVERREIGFVVAYPFAFKKDYSFEISEDDLEQLHLEKEEDVLTYSIVTMKETFQDSTINLLAPLIINLDKKCGKQIVLQDSKSYPLRYPMQSLEGSAK; encoded by the coding sequence TTGGAAATTACTACTAAATTTTTAGGAGAAGTCAAAATTGATGAACAAGATATCCTTACATTTGAACATGGCTTACTTGGATTAGAGGAGGAGAAAAAATTTGTTTTGCTACCGATCGATGCAGACCTTCCCTTAGCAATATTACAATCAGTTGAGCGGCGTGAAATTGGTTTTGTCGTTGCATACCCTTTCGCTTTCAAAAAGGATTATAGCTTTGAGATAAGTGAAGATGATCTTGAGCAGCTACACTTAGAGAAGGAAGAGGATGTGTTAACATATTCTATAGTAACAATGAAGGAAACATTCCAAGATTCAACTATTAATCTACTTGCACCTTTAATCATTAATTTGGATAAAAAATGCGGTAAACAAATTGTCCTTCAAGATAGTAAATCCTATCCATTACGTTACCCAATGCAGTCATTGGAAGGAAGTGCGAAATAA